A single genomic interval of Lathyrus oleraceus cultivar Zhongwan6 chromosome 7, CAAS_Psat_ZW6_1.0, whole genome shotgun sequence harbors:
- the LOC127107447 gene encoding uncharacterized protein LOC127107447 isoform X1 translates to MLLPLTNGTEAEYMILKNLMEEKQLDFNQPLLSVRRFSSTASSENKGKKKTEKATSKRTRLPAYKSELKSGPVSNPGSVPFVWEKSPGRPKNESQLQTKEEPLVAPKLPPGRVLKVEQQDFDKSSKGASVTQSRTDSTVSNSISVASLDSKDEIHEGGKELVLEKGSSGSENEDETYLDALETLSRAESFFMNCSVSGLSGCDDREAQPSESFLADQQARDFMIGRFLPAAKAMASETTHIQYASKKPFVRQEQPRLVPKVESVAKSRPLDQKWRNILPHYTQDTGQDESEDESDDNDKYESYAPKVCGLFPRFCLLSPLPGLRVEDDKNVNSAIHGVRGKTIASSRRTAKEHPRTANYGEKSQSGFTKENDLLCNQEKSKHAIDPHRRGVDKSSGSDRNQFEPTGESPVVEKTLYVDSVHKASSEMKCRIDHREDDFNTLRKYSSIDKNHLIGSSNEDNKHMVAVNEKPAFQPKGSVFLDSSLLVCSEKPSDDMQMKKMTNHSNKINTEKQGSNLDRNFGVVSRVELAEHKRIESKNEVSSNKTSSNGITQNPAPWRNLKLASDSDFCLKIQRAAKLADQDCAHVHDSNENPSNLISLKVVGGRKNGSENQFPMKLGQSVRSNTSSLKLPLVLPSPKGPSESWLKRTLPTASSKSLSSRSNLATSIHTSAQTPNAALPDPKWEIIVKSSKAQHGHLRFPEELAPIPEA, encoded by the exons AAGCCGAGTACATGATACTGAAAAATCTAATGGAAGAAAAGCAGTTGGATTTTAATCAGCCACTTTTATCAGTCAGGCGATTCTCGTCGACAGCATCATCTGAAAACAAGGGTAAAAAGAAAACTGAAAAAGCAACATCAAAACGAACTCGTCTTCCTGCTTACAAATCAGAGTTAAAATCAGGTCCAGTGAGTAATCCCGGAAGTGTTCCTTTTGTATGGGAGAAGAGTCCCGGAAGACCGAAGAATGAAAGCCAATTACAAACAAAGGAAGAACCTCTTGTTGCTCCTAAGCTTCCACCTGGAAGGGTTTTAAAAGTCGAACAACAAGATTTCGATAAAAGTTCTAAGGGCGCGTCTGTTACTCAGTCCAGAACAGATAGCACTGTTTCCAACTCTATCAGTGTTGCATCTTTGGATAGTAAAGACGAAATTCACGAAGGAGGAAAAGAACTTGTTCTCGAAAAGGGAAGTTCTGGTTCGGAGAATGAGGACGAGACCTATCTAGATGCTCTTGAAACACTTTCTAGAGCTGAATCATTCTTCATGAACTGCAGTGTGAGTGGTTTGAGTGGATGCGATGATAGAGAGGCTCAACCATCTGAAAGTTTTTTGGCAGATCAACAGGCTCGTGATTTCATGATTGGTAGGTTCTTGCCTGCGGCAAAGGCAATGGCTTCTGAAACAACACATATTCAATATGCGTCGAAGAAGCCATTTGTTAGACAAGAACAACCTAGACTGGTACCTAAAGTAGAAAGTGTAGCCAAGTCCCGTCCTTTGGATCAGAAGTGGAGAAATATTTTGCCACATTATACACAAGACACGGGTCAGGATGAAAGTGAGGATGAAAGCGATGATAATGATAAATATGAAAGCTATGCACCAAAAGTTTGTGGTTTATTTCCTCGGTTCTGCCTTTTGAGTCCATTACCAGGATTAAGAGTGGAGGATGATAAGAATGTAAATTCTGCAATTCATGGAGTGCGGGGTAAAACAATTGCTTCTAGCAGAAGAACTGCAAAAGAG CATCCTAGAACTGCTAATTATGGAGAAAAGTCCCAATCTGGCTTTACAAAAGAGAACGATCTTCTGTGTAATCAGGAAAAATCTAAGCATGCCATTGATCCACATCGAAGAGGTGTCGATAAATCATCAGGCTCTGACAGAAATCAATTTGAACCAACAGGTGAAAGCCCTGTTGTTGAGAAAACTCTATATGTAGATTCTGTACATAAGGCTTCTTCTGAAATGAAGTGTCGAATTGATCACAGAGAGGACGATTTCAATACTTTAAGAAAATACAGTAGCATCGATAAAAATCATTTGATAGGTTCTTCAAATGAGGATAACAAACACATGGTTGCTGTGAATGAGAAACCAGCATTTCAGCCAAAAGGTTCAGTGTTTCTTGATTCATCCCTCCTGGTTTGTTCTGAAAAACCAAGTGATGATATGCAAATGAAGAAAATGACTAATCATTCCAACAAAATAAACACGGAAAAGCAAGGAAGTAACCTAGATCGCAATTTTGGTGTGGTGTCAAGAGTAGAATTGGCCGAACACAAGAGAATAGAGTCGAAAAATGAAGTTTCAAGCAATAAAACAAGTTCCAATGGCATAACTCAGAATCCTGCCCCATGGAGAAACTTGAAATTGGCTAGTGACTCAGATTTTTGTTTGAAGATCCAACGGGCTGCAAAATTGGCTGATCAAGATTGTGCTCATGTTCACGATTCTAATGAGAATCCTAGTAATTTGATTAGCTTAAAGGTGGTAGGTGGCAGGAAGAATGGTTCAGAAAACCAGTTTCCTATGAAGCTAGGCCAATCAGTGAGATCAAATACTAGCTCTTTGAAGCTTCCTCTTGTCCTTCCTTCGCCAAAGGGTCCTTCAGAGTCTTGGCTTAAGCGCACCTTACCTACAGCTTCCTCCAAGAGTCTGTCTTCACGGTCTAACCTCGCCACCAGCATTCATACATCAGCTCAAACTCCCAATGCAGCATTACCAGATCCCAAGTGGGAAATAATAGTTAAATCTTCGAAAGCTCAGCACGGACACCTGCGGTTTCCGGAG GAACTGGCGCCGATTCCGGAAGCTTGA
- the LOC127107447 gene encoding uncharacterized protein LOC127107447 isoform X2 produces the protein MNFEAEYMILKNLMEEKQLDFNQPLLSVRRFSSTASSENKGKKKTEKATSKRTRLPAYKSELKSGPVSNPGSVPFVWEKSPGRPKNESQLQTKEEPLVAPKLPPGRVLKVEQQDFDKSSKGASVTQSRTDSTVSNSISVASLDSKDEIHEGGKELVLEKGSSGSENEDETYLDALETLSRAESFFMNCSVSGLSGCDDREAQPSESFLADQQARDFMIGRFLPAAKAMASETTHIQYASKKPFVRQEQPRLVPKVESVAKSRPLDQKWRNILPHYTQDTGQDESEDESDDNDKYESYAPKVCGLFPRFCLLSPLPGLRVEDDKNVNSAIHGVRGKTIASSRRTAKEHPRTANYGEKSQSGFTKENDLLCNQEKSKHAIDPHRRGVDKSSGSDRNQFEPTGESPVVEKTLYVDSVHKASSEMKCRIDHREDDFNTLRKYSSIDKNHLIGSSNEDNKHMVAVNEKPAFQPKGSVFLDSSLLVCSEKPSDDMQMKKMTNHSNKINTEKQGSNLDRNFGVVSRVELAEHKRIESKNEVSSNKTSSNGITQNPAPWRNLKLASDSDFCLKIQRAAKLADQDCAHVHDSNENPSNLISLKVVGGRKNGSENQFPMKLGQSVRSNTSSLKLPLVLPSPKGPSESWLKRTLPTASSKSLSSRSNLATSIHTSAQTPNAALPDPKWEIIVKSSKAQHGHLRFPEELAPIPEA, from the exons AAGCCGAGTACATGATACTGAAAAATCTAATGGAAGAAAAGCAGTTGGATTTTAATCAGCCACTTTTATCAGTCAGGCGATTCTCGTCGACAGCATCATCTGAAAACAAGGGTAAAAAGAAAACTGAAAAAGCAACATCAAAACGAACTCGTCTTCCTGCTTACAAATCAGAGTTAAAATCAGGTCCAGTGAGTAATCCCGGAAGTGTTCCTTTTGTATGGGAGAAGAGTCCCGGAAGACCGAAGAATGAAAGCCAATTACAAACAAAGGAAGAACCTCTTGTTGCTCCTAAGCTTCCACCTGGAAGGGTTTTAAAAGTCGAACAACAAGATTTCGATAAAAGTTCTAAGGGCGCGTCTGTTACTCAGTCCAGAACAGATAGCACTGTTTCCAACTCTATCAGTGTTGCATCTTTGGATAGTAAAGACGAAATTCACGAAGGAGGAAAAGAACTTGTTCTCGAAAAGGGAAGTTCTGGTTCGGAGAATGAGGACGAGACCTATCTAGATGCTCTTGAAACACTTTCTAGAGCTGAATCATTCTTCATGAACTGCAGTGTGAGTGGTTTGAGTGGATGCGATGATAGAGAGGCTCAACCATCTGAAAGTTTTTTGGCAGATCAACAGGCTCGTGATTTCATGATTGGTAGGTTCTTGCCTGCGGCAAAGGCAATGGCTTCTGAAACAACACATATTCAATATGCGTCGAAGAAGCCATTTGTTAGACAAGAACAACCTAGACTGGTACCTAAAGTAGAAAGTGTAGCCAAGTCCCGTCCTTTGGATCAGAAGTGGAGAAATATTTTGCCACATTATACACAAGACACGGGTCAGGATGAAAGTGAGGATGAAAGCGATGATAATGATAAATATGAAAGCTATGCACCAAAAGTTTGTGGTTTATTTCCTCGGTTCTGCCTTTTGAGTCCATTACCAGGATTAAGAGTGGAGGATGATAAGAATGTAAATTCTGCAATTCATGGAGTGCGGGGTAAAACAATTGCTTCTAGCAGAAGAACTGCAAAAGAG CATCCTAGAACTGCTAATTATGGAGAAAAGTCCCAATCTGGCTTTACAAAAGAGAACGATCTTCTGTGTAATCAGGAAAAATCTAAGCATGCCATTGATCCACATCGAAGAGGTGTCGATAAATCATCAGGCTCTGACAGAAATCAATTTGAACCAACAGGTGAAAGCCCTGTTGTTGAGAAAACTCTATATGTAGATTCTGTACATAAGGCTTCTTCTGAAATGAAGTGTCGAATTGATCACAGAGAGGACGATTTCAATACTTTAAGAAAATACAGTAGCATCGATAAAAATCATTTGATAGGTTCTTCAAATGAGGATAACAAACACATGGTTGCTGTGAATGAGAAACCAGCATTTCAGCCAAAAGGTTCAGTGTTTCTTGATTCATCCCTCCTGGTTTGTTCTGAAAAACCAAGTGATGATATGCAAATGAAGAAAATGACTAATCATTCCAACAAAATAAACACGGAAAAGCAAGGAAGTAACCTAGATCGCAATTTTGGTGTGGTGTCAAGAGTAGAATTGGCCGAACACAAGAGAATAGAGTCGAAAAATGAAGTTTCAAGCAATAAAACAAGTTCCAATGGCATAACTCAGAATCCTGCCCCATGGAGAAACTTGAAATTGGCTAGTGACTCAGATTTTTGTTTGAAGATCCAACGGGCTGCAAAATTGGCTGATCAAGATTGTGCTCATGTTCACGATTCTAATGAGAATCCTAGTAATTTGATTAGCTTAAAGGTGGTAGGTGGCAGGAAGAATGGTTCAGAAAACCAGTTTCCTATGAAGCTAGGCCAATCAGTGAGATCAAATACTAGCTCTTTGAAGCTTCCTCTTGTCCTTCCTTCGCCAAAGGGTCCTTCAGAGTCTTGGCTTAAGCGCACCTTACCTACAGCTTCCTCCAAGAGTCTGTCTTCACGGTCTAACCTCGCCACCAGCATTCATACATCAGCTCAAACTCCCAATGCAGCATTACCAGATCCCAAGTGGGAAATAATAGTTAAATCTTCGAAAGCTCAGCACGGACACCTGCGGTTTCCGGAG GAACTGGCGCCGATTCCGGAAGCTTGA
- the LOC127107447 gene encoding uncharacterized protein LOC127107447 isoform X3, which yields MILKNLMEEKQLDFNQPLLSVRRFSSTASSENKGKKKTEKATSKRTRLPAYKSELKSGPVSNPGSVPFVWEKSPGRPKNESQLQTKEEPLVAPKLPPGRVLKVEQQDFDKSSKGASVTQSRTDSTVSNSISVASLDSKDEIHEGGKELVLEKGSSGSENEDETYLDALETLSRAESFFMNCSVSGLSGCDDREAQPSESFLADQQARDFMIGRFLPAAKAMASETTHIQYASKKPFVRQEQPRLVPKVESVAKSRPLDQKWRNILPHYTQDTGQDESEDESDDNDKYESYAPKVCGLFPRFCLLSPLPGLRVEDDKNVNSAIHGVRGKTIASSRRTAKEHPRTANYGEKSQSGFTKENDLLCNQEKSKHAIDPHRRGVDKSSGSDRNQFEPTGESPVVEKTLYVDSVHKASSEMKCRIDHREDDFNTLRKYSSIDKNHLIGSSNEDNKHMVAVNEKPAFQPKGSVFLDSSLLVCSEKPSDDMQMKKMTNHSNKINTEKQGSNLDRNFGVVSRVELAEHKRIESKNEVSSNKTSSNGITQNPAPWRNLKLASDSDFCLKIQRAAKLADQDCAHVHDSNENPSNLISLKVVGGRKNGSENQFPMKLGQSVRSNTSSLKLPLVLPSPKGPSESWLKRTLPTASSKSLSSRSNLATSIHTSAQTPNAALPDPKWEIIVKSSKAQHGHLRFPEELAPIPEA from the exons ATGATACTGAAAAATCTAATGGAAGAAAAGCAGTTGGATTTTAATCAGCCACTTTTATCAGTCAGGCGATTCTCGTCGACAGCATCATCTGAAAACAAGGGTAAAAAGAAAACTGAAAAAGCAACATCAAAACGAACTCGTCTTCCTGCTTACAAATCAGAGTTAAAATCAGGTCCAGTGAGTAATCCCGGAAGTGTTCCTTTTGTATGGGAGAAGAGTCCCGGAAGACCGAAGAATGAAAGCCAATTACAAACAAAGGAAGAACCTCTTGTTGCTCCTAAGCTTCCACCTGGAAGGGTTTTAAAAGTCGAACAACAAGATTTCGATAAAAGTTCTAAGGGCGCGTCTGTTACTCAGTCCAGAACAGATAGCACTGTTTCCAACTCTATCAGTGTTGCATCTTTGGATAGTAAAGACGAAATTCACGAAGGAGGAAAAGAACTTGTTCTCGAAAAGGGAAGTTCTGGTTCGGAGAATGAGGACGAGACCTATCTAGATGCTCTTGAAACACTTTCTAGAGCTGAATCATTCTTCATGAACTGCAGTGTGAGTGGTTTGAGTGGATGCGATGATAGAGAGGCTCAACCATCTGAAAGTTTTTTGGCAGATCAACAGGCTCGTGATTTCATGATTGGTAGGTTCTTGCCTGCGGCAAAGGCAATGGCTTCTGAAACAACACATATTCAATATGCGTCGAAGAAGCCATTTGTTAGACAAGAACAACCTAGACTGGTACCTAAAGTAGAAAGTGTAGCCAAGTCCCGTCCTTTGGATCAGAAGTGGAGAAATATTTTGCCACATTATACACAAGACACGGGTCAGGATGAAAGTGAGGATGAAAGCGATGATAATGATAAATATGAAAGCTATGCACCAAAAGTTTGTGGTTTATTTCCTCGGTTCTGCCTTTTGAGTCCATTACCAGGATTAAGAGTGGAGGATGATAAGAATGTAAATTCTGCAATTCATGGAGTGCGGGGTAAAACAATTGCTTCTAGCAGAAGAACTGCAAAAGAG CATCCTAGAACTGCTAATTATGGAGAAAAGTCCCAATCTGGCTTTACAAAAGAGAACGATCTTCTGTGTAATCAGGAAAAATCTAAGCATGCCATTGATCCACATCGAAGAGGTGTCGATAAATCATCAGGCTCTGACAGAAATCAATTTGAACCAACAGGTGAAAGCCCTGTTGTTGAGAAAACTCTATATGTAGATTCTGTACATAAGGCTTCTTCTGAAATGAAGTGTCGAATTGATCACAGAGAGGACGATTTCAATACTTTAAGAAAATACAGTAGCATCGATAAAAATCATTTGATAGGTTCTTCAAATGAGGATAACAAACACATGGTTGCTGTGAATGAGAAACCAGCATTTCAGCCAAAAGGTTCAGTGTTTCTTGATTCATCCCTCCTGGTTTGTTCTGAAAAACCAAGTGATGATATGCAAATGAAGAAAATGACTAATCATTCCAACAAAATAAACACGGAAAAGCAAGGAAGTAACCTAGATCGCAATTTTGGTGTGGTGTCAAGAGTAGAATTGGCCGAACACAAGAGAATAGAGTCGAAAAATGAAGTTTCAAGCAATAAAACAAGTTCCAATGGCATAACTCAGAATCCTGCCCCATGGAGAAACTTGAAATTGGCTAGTGACTCAGATTTTTGTTTGAAGATCCAACGGGCTGCAAAATTGGCTGATCAAGATTGTGCTCATGTTCACGATTCTAATGAGAATCCTAGTAATTTGATTAGCTTAAAGGTGGTAGGTGGCAGGAAGAATGGTTCAGAAAACCAGTTTCCTATGAAGCTAGGCCAATCAGTGAGATCAAATACTAGCTCTTTGAAGCTTCCTCTTGTCCTTCCTTCGCCAAAGGGTCCTTCAGAGTCTTGGCTTAAGCGCACCTTACCTACAGCTTCCTCCAAGAGTCTGTCTTCACGGTCTAACCTCGCCACCAGCATTCATACATCAGCTCAAACTCCCAATGCAGCATTACCAGATCCCAAGTGGGAAATAATAGTTAAATCTTCGAAAGCTCAGCACGGACACCTGCGGTTTCCGGAG GAACTGGCGCCGATTCCGGAAGCTTGA